Proteins encoded within one genomic window of Cellulomonas xiejunii:
- a CDS encoding M16 family metallopeptidase, translating into MPQILPLVAPGSPGAELVVGQDGGAAVRRTVLPGGVRVLTEHMPGLRSATVGAWVGVGSRDETSGHFGSTHFLEHLLFKGTAQRTAMDIAEAFDAVGGEANAATGKEHTCYYARVLDTDVPMAVDVISDMVTSARLDADELETERGVILEELAMNDDDPSDVAHEQFAIAVFGDTPLGRPIGGTPHAIRSVPRDAVWEHYQEHYRPDTLVVTAAGGVDHDALCAQVADALADGGWTLGAAAVPAPRRPAGAPAPAVAGTGAELTVRRPIEQANVIVGGTCLNATDERRFVLSVLNAALGGGMSSRLFQEIREKRGLAYSTYSFASGHAETGMFGLYAGCTPTKVDEVTELLVVELERMAQEPMGRAELTRSIGQLCGGLVLGMEDTGSRMSRLGKAELVHGELLDIDESLARVRAVTAREVQELAAELAAAPRSVVRVGPFGD; encoded by the coding sequence GTGCCGCAGATCCTCCCGCTCGTCGCGCCCGGCTCGCCGGGCGCGGAGCTCGTCGTCGGGCAGGACGGTGGCGCCGCAGTGCGGCGCACCGTCCTGCCCGGCGGCGTCCGGGTCCTGACCGAGCACATGCCGGGCCTGCGTTCCGCCACCGTCGGGGCGTGGGTCGGCGTGGGCTCGCGGGACGAGACGTCCGGCCACTTCGGCTCGACGCACTTCCTCGAGCACCTGCTGTTCAAGGGCACCGCGCAGCGCACCGCGATGGACATCGCCGAGGCGTTCGACGCCGTCGGGGGCGAGGCCAACGCAGCGACCGGCAAGGAGCACACGTGCTACTACGCACGGGTGCTGGACACCGACGTGCCCATGGCCGTCGACGTGATCTCCGACATGGTGACGTCGGCACGGCTCGACGCCGACGAGCTCGAGACCGAGCGCGGCGTCATCCTCGAAGAGCTCGCGATGAACGACGACGACCCGTCGGACGTCGCGCACGAGCAGTTCGCCATCGCGGTCTTCGGTGACACGCCCCTCGGGCGACCGATCGGCGGCACGCCGCACGCGATCCGGTCGGTGCCCCGCGACGCCGTCTGGGAGCACTACCAGGAGCACTACCGGCCCGACACGCTCGTCGTGACCGCGGCGGGGGGCGTCGACCACGACGCGCTCTGCGCGCAGGTCGCCGACGCGCTCGCCGACGGTGGCTGGACGTTGGGGGCCGCGGCCGTCCCGGCACCCCGTCGTCCCGCCGGCGCACCCGCACCCGCGGTCGCGGGCACGGGCGCGGAGCTGACGGTCCGCCGTCCCATCGAGCAGGCCAACGTGATCGTCGGTGGGACGTGCCTGAACGCGACCGACGAGCGGCGGTTCGTCCTCTCGGTCCTCAACGCGGCCCTCGGCGGCGGCATGTCGTCGCGGCTGTTCCAGGAGATCCGCGAGAAGCGTGGCCTGGCGTACTCGACCTACTCGTTCGCGAGCGGGCACGCGGAGACCGGGATGTTCGGCCTCTACGCCGGATGCACCCCGACCAAGGTCGACGAGGTCACGGAGCTCCTGGTCGTCGAGCTGGAGCGCATGGCGCAGGAGCCGATGGGGCGTGCGGAGCTGACCCGCAGCATCGGGCAGCTGTGCGGCGGGCTCGTGCTCGGGATGGAGGACACCGGGTCGCGCATGAGCCGGCTGGGCAAGGCCGAGCTCGTGCACGGGGAGCTGCTCGACATCGACGAGTCGCTCGCCCGGGTCCGTGCTGTCACCGCGCGCGAGGTGCAGGAGCTGGCGGCCGAGCTCGCCGCGGCACCGCGAAGCGTCGTCCGCGTGGGGCCGTTCGGCGACTGA
- the dapB gene encoding 4-hydroxy-tetrahydrodipicolinate reductase, which translates to MSEPIRVAVLGASGRMGATTVRAVQEADGLELVAALDAGDDLRSVTDAGAQVAVDFTVPSVTEQNVHTMLDAGVHVVVGTTGWDDASLGRVRDHLLRAPGVGVVVAPNFALGAVLAMSFARQAARWFESVEVVELHHPDKVDAPSGTARHTAQGIAAARASAGMGPVPDATSQTLDGARGADVDGVRVHAVRLRGLVAHEEILLGNAGELLTIRHDSFDRVSFMPGVLLAVRQVAGRPGLTVGLEDLLGLQA; encoded by the coding sequence GTGAGCGAACCGATCCGGGTGGCCGTGCTGGGAGCGTCAGGACGCATGGGGGCGACCACCGTGCGCGCCGTGCAGGAGGCGGACGGCCTGGAGCTCGTGGCCGCGCTCGACGCGGGTGACGACCTGCGGTCGGTCACGGACGCCGGCGCCCAGGTGGCCGTCGACTTCACCGTGCCGTCGGTGACGGAGCAGAACGTCCACACGATGCTCGACGCGGGCGTCCACGTCGTGGTCGGCACGACCGGGTGGGACGACGCGTCGTTGGGGCGGGTGCGCGACCACCTGCTGCGTGCGCCCGGCGTGGGCGTCGTCGTCGCGCCGAACTTCGCGCTCGGGGCGGTCCTGGCGATGTCGTTCGCACGCCAGGCCGCACGGTGGTTCGAGTCCGTCGAGGTCGTCGAGCTGCACCATCCCGACAAGGTCGACGCGCCCTCGGGCACCGCCCGGCACACGGCGCAGGGCATCGCCGCCGCGCGCGCGTCCGCCGGGATGGGTCCCGTGCCGGACGCGACCAGCCAGACGCTGGACGGTGCGCGCGGCGCGGACGTCGACGGCGTGCGCGTGCACGCGGTGCGGCTGCGAGGCCTCGTGGCGCACGAGGAGATCCTGCTCGGCAACGCGGGCGAGCTGCTCACGATCCGCCACGACTCGTTCGACCGCGTGAGCTTCATGCCCGGAGTGCTCCTCGCGGTGCGGCAGGTCGCCGGACGTCCCGGCCTCACCGTGGGCCTCGAGGACCTCCTGGGGCTGCAGGCGTGA
- a CDS encoding GNAT family N-acetyltransferase, whose product MLPTADVSVRPAVPGDETRIAAIQLAAWRAAHADVLGEVVLDSLDEQAFVEQWHQAVTNAPGPGYHVLVACDGPRVVGVASVAPVAPADPLQAPGGIVLALEVDPPDQRAGHGSRLLAAAVDLMRADGADQVQTWVVDGDTAREHFLSGAGLGPDGRTRRLATGPGPDDEAHVVTEARWYAGI is encoded by the coding sequence GTGCTTCCCACCGCCGACGTGTCGGTCCGCCCCGCCGTCCCGGGTGACGAGACCCGGATCGCCGCCATCCAGCTCGCCGCCTGGCGGGCCGCGCACGCCGACGTCCTCGGCGAGGTCGTCCTCGACTCGCTCGACGAGCAGGCCTTCGTCGAGCAGTGGCACCAGGCCGTGACGAACGCCCCCGGGCCGGGCTACCACGTCCTCGTCGCGTGCGACGGACCGCGGGTCGTCGGCGTCGCGTCGGTCGCGCCTGTGGCACCGGCCGACCCGCTGCAGGCTCCGGGCGGCATCGTGCTCGCCCTCGAGGTCGACCCTCCCGACCAGCGGGCCGGCCACGGGTCGCGTCTGCTCGCGGCCGCCGTCGACCTGATGCGCGCCGACGGCGCCGACCAGGTGCAGACGTGGGTCGTCGACGGCGACACGGCGCGCGAGCACTTCCTGTCGGGTGCGGGCCTGGGTCCCGACGGCCGCACCCGCCGCCTCGCGACCGGACCCGGCCCGGACGACGAGGCGCACGTCGTCACCGAGGCCCGCTGGTACGCGGGCATCTGA
- a CDS encoding AzlD domain-containing protein — protein sequence MTPLWGAVLLAGLACLAIKLAGHVLPEHWLAQPRVARVAALVTVALLSALVAVQTSTSGGQVVVDARLPALGVAAVALVLRAPFVVVVVLAAATAAGLRLLGMP from the coding sequence GTGACCCCGCTGTGGGGCGCCGTCCTGCTCGCAGGGCTGGCGTGCCTGGCGATCAAGCTCGCGGGCCACGTCCTGCCCGAGCACTGGCTCGCCCAGCCGCGGGTCGCCCGCGTCGCCGCGCTGGTCACGGTCGCGCTGCTGTCCGCGCTCGTGGCCGTGCAGACGTCGACGAGCGGTGGCCAGGTCGTCGTCGACGCGCGGCTGCCCGCCCTCGGTGTGGCGGCTGTGGCGCTCGTGCTCCGCGCACCGTTCGTCGTGGTCGTCGTCCTGGCGGCCGCCACCGCGGCCGGGCTGCGGTTGCTCGGCATGCCCTGA
- a CDS encoding AzlC family ABC transporter permease, with product MTPYDPVAAARRQAVSVSVATGLYGVSFGALSVAAGLSVPQTMALSLLMFSGGSQFAFIGVVGAGGAVGAAVASAAMLGARNGLYGAQLTPLLDLPWRWRLPAAHVTIDESTAVATAQPSRRAARVGFWWTGVGVLVLWNLFTLLGAVAGDRLGDPRAYGLDAAAGAAFLALVWPRLASRTAQGVAAAAVVVALATTPVLPAGVPVLLAALVAVVVGLLTQDQRPATGAAA from the coding sequence GTGACCCCGTACGACCCCGTCGCCGCCGCACGTCGGCAGGCGGTGTCCGTGTCGGTCGCGACGGGCCTGTACGGCGTGTCCTTCGGGGCGCTGTCGGTCGCGGCAGGGCTGAGCGTCCCGCAGACGATGGCCCTGAGCCTGCTGATGTTCTCCGGTGGCTCCCAGTTCGCGTTCATCGGCGTCGTCGGGGCAGGCGGTGCCGTCGGGGCCGCCGTCGCGTCCGCGGCGATGCTGGGTGCGCGCAACGGCCTGTACGGCGCCCAGCTCACCCCGCTGCTCGACCTGCCGTGGCGCTGGCGGCTGCCGGCTGCGCACGTGACGATCGACGAGTCGACCGCGGTGGCGACCGCCCAGCCGTCCCGCCGTGCGGCGCGCGTCGGGTTCTGGTGGACGGGCGTGGGCGTCCTGGTGCTGTGGAACCTCTTCACGCTCCTGGGCGCGGTGGCCGGCGACCGGCTCGGCGACCCGCGCGCCTACGGCCTCGACGCAGCCGCCGGCGCGGCCTTCCTGGCCCTCGTCTGGCCCCGCCTGGCCTCCCGCACGGCCCAGGGGGTCGCCGCGGCAGCCGTCGTCGTCGCCCTGGCCACCACGCCCGTGCTCCCGGCGGGGGTCCCGGTGCTCCTGGCCGCGCTCGTCGCGGTCGTCGTCGGGCTCCTCACGCAGGACCAGCGTCCGGCAACCGGAGCGGCGGCGTGA
- a CDS encoding NAD-dependent succinate-semialdehyde dehydrogenase, producing the protein MSRSLPPTVAAHVPTGMLVGGRWRPARSGATFEVEDPATARTIFEVADGGEDDARDALDAAVEAFGPWRRTAPRVRSDLLRAVYEVLTARTEDIAALVTFEGGKPLAESRAEVAYAAEYVRWYSEQAVRVDGLARRAPAGTHHQLVLRRPVGPALLIAPWNFPIAMIARKVAPALAAGCTCVVKPAQLTPLTTLYVAEIIRAELEARDLPTGVLNVVASSSARRISEPLLADPRLRKLSFTGSTQVGATLLAAAAPSVLRTSMELGGNAPFLVFADADLDAAVEGAVQAKMRNSGQTCVAANRFLVHASVADEFSRRLTSAFEGLVLGHGADAGVTVGPLIERSAVERVAEVVAQATDGGARIRTGGGTPRRDGYFFQPTVLTKVSPDARVVTEETFGPVAPVVTFGDEDEALRLANGTPFGLVAYAYTRDVGRAMRLAEELEAGMVGINRGMVSDASAPFGGVKMSGLGREGGELGLEEYLEPVYVAL; encoded by the coding sequence ATGAGCCGGTCGCTGCCGCCCACCGTCGCCGCCCACGTCCCCACGGGCATGCTGGTCGGTGGCCGCTGGCGACCCGCACGGTCGGGCGCGACGTTCGAGGTCGAGGACCCCGCCACGGCCCGCACGATCTTCGAGGTGGCCGACGGCGGCGAGGACGACGCGCGCGACGCGCTGGACGCCGCGGTCGAGGCGTTCGGCCCCTGGCGGCGCACGGCACCGCGCGTGCGCTCCGACCTGCTGCGCGCCGTGTACGAGGTCCTGACCGCGCGCACCGAGGACATCGCCGCCCTCGTGACGTTCGAGGGCGGCAAGCCGCTCGCGGAGTCGCGCGCCGAGGTCGCGTACGCCGCCGAGTACGTCCGCTGGTACAGCGAGCAGGCCGTGCGCGTCGACGGGCTCGCGCGACGCGCCCCCGCCGGGACGCACCACCAGCTCGTGCTGCGGCGACCCGTGGGGCCCGCGCTGCTCATCGCACCGTGGAACTTCCCCATCGCGATGATCGCCCGCAAGGTCGCGCCGGCGCTCGCCGCGGGATGCACGTGCGTCGTCAAGCCGGCGCAGCTCACCCCGCTGACGACGCTGTACGTCGCGGAGATCATCCGCGCGGAGCTCGAGGCCCGGGACCTGCCGACCGGGGTCCTCAACGTCGTCGCGTCGTCGTCGGCGCGACGGATCAGCGAGCCGCTCCTGGCCGACCCCCGCCTGCGCAAGCTCTCGTTCACCGGCTCGACCCAGGTCGGCGCGACGCTGCTGGCCGCCGCCGCGCCGTCGGTGCTGCGGACGTCCATGGAGCTCGGGGGGAACGCGCCGTTCCTCGTGTTCGCCGACGCGGACCTCGACGCCGCGGTCGAGGGCGCCGTGCAGGCCAAGATGCGCAACTCCGGCCAAACGTGCGTCGCCGCCAACAGGTTCCTCGTCCACGCGTCGGTGGCCGACGAGTTCTCGCGGCGGCTGACCTCGGCGTTCGAGGGGCTGGTCCTCGGCCACGGCGCGGATGCCGGTGTCACCGTCGGTCCGCTCATCGAGCGCTCCGCGGTCGAGCGCGTGGCCGAGGTGGTCGCGCAGGCCACGGACGGCGGCGCACGCATCAGGACTGGCGGCGGCACGCCGCGACGCGACGGGTACTTCTTCCAGCCCACCGTGCTGACGAAGGTCTCGCCCGACGCGCGGGTCGTCACCGAGGAGACGTTCGGGCCCGTCGCCCCGGTCGTCACGTTCGGCGACGAGGACGAGGCGCTGCGGCTCGCCAACGGCACACCGTTCGGCCTCGTCGCGTACGCGTACACGCGGGACGTCGGACGTGCGATGCGGCTCGCCGAGGAGCTCGAGGCCGGCATGGTCGGCATCAACCGCGGCATGGTGTCCGACGCGAGCGCCCCGTTCGGCGGCGTGAAGATGTCCGGGCTCGGACGCGAGGGCGGCGAGCTCGGGCTCGAGGAGTACCTGGAGCCCGTCTACGTCGCGCTCTGA
- a CDS encoding thymidylate synthase: MTEPGAASSDLTTDVPTPYEDLLRLVLATGTPKGDRTGTGTRSVFGHQLRYDLRAGFPLVTTKRVFFRGVAEELFWFLRGESNIASLVERRVHIWDEWADEDGELGPVYGVQWRSWPTPDGGHVDQLERLLVELRANPDSRRHVVSAWNVAELDRMALVPCHAFFQLYVADGRLSCQVYQRSADLFLGVPFNLASYALLTHMIAQQVDLEVGDLVWTGGDCHIYDNHVEQVREQLARDPYPYPSLELRRAPSLFEYTWDDVEVRGYRHHPTIAAPVAV, from the coding sequence ATGACGGAGCCGGGAGCAGCATCGAGCGACCTCACGACCGACGTCCCGACGCCGTACGAGGACCTGCTGCGTCTCGTCCTGGCGACCGGGACTCCGAAGGGTGACCGCACCGGCACGGGGACGCGCTCGGTCTTCGGTCACCAGCTGCGGTACGACCTGCGGGCGGGGTTCCCGCTGGTGACCACCAAGCGGGTGTTCTTCCGCGGTGTGGCCGAGGAGCTGTTCTGGTTCCTGCGGGGCGAGTCGAACATCGCCTCCCTCGTCGAGCGGCGCGTACACATCTGGGACGAGTGGGCCGACGAGGACGGCGAGCTGGGCCCTGTGTACGGGGTCCAGTGGCGCTCCTGGCCGACGCCCGACGGCGGGCACGTGGACCAGCTCGAGCGGCTGCTGGTCGAGCTGCGTGCGAACCCCGACTCGCGCAGGCACGTCGTCTCGGCGTGGAACGTCGCCGAGCTCGACCGCATGGCGCTGGTCCCGTGCCACGCGTTCTTCCAGCTCTACGTCGCCGACGGCCGCCTGTCCTGCCAGGTGTACCAGCGCTCGGCGGACCTGTTCCTCGGCGTGCCCTTCAACCTCGCGTCGTACGCGCTGCTCACGCACATGATCGCGCAGCAGGTGGACCTCGAGGTGGGTGACCTGGTGTGGACGGGTGGGGACTGCCACATCTACGACAACCACGTCGAGCAGGTGCGCGAGCAGCTCGCGCGCGACCCGTACCCGTACCCGTCGCTGGAGCTGCGGCGCGCGCCGTCGCTGTTCGAGTACACGTGGGACGACGTCGAGGTCCGCGGCTACCGCCACCACCCGACGATCGCCGCCCCCGTGGCGGTCTGA
- a CDS encoding dihydrofolate reductase — protein MIGLVWAQTPDGVIGAAGTIPWHVPEDMAHFREVTAGATVVMGRATWESLPERFRPLPGRRNVVLSRDPAFDAPGATVLDDLDAALRSAADVWVIGGGAVYASTVDRADRLEITVVDLDVPGDTRAPAVGPGWRLDSGGDGASWLVSRTGTRYRFDSWRREAPDAR, from the coding sequence GTGATCGGTCTGGTCTGGGCGCAGACGCCCGACGGCGTGATCGGCGCCGCCGGGACGATCCCGTGGCACGTGCCGGAGGACATGGCGCACTTCCGCGAGGTCACCGCGGGGGCCACGGTCGTCATGGGGCGCGCCACGTGGGAGTCGCTGCCCGAGCGGTTCCGGCCGCTGCCCGGCCGGCGCAACGTCGTGCTGTCGCGCGACCCGGCGTTCGACGCGCCGGGGGCGACCGTGCTCGACGACCTCGACGCCGCGCTGCGCAGCGCGGCCGACGTCTGGGTGATCGGCGGGGGAGCGGTCTACGCGAGCACCGTCGACCGCGCCGACCGGCTCGAGATCACGGTCGTCGACCTCGACGTGCCCGGCGACACGCGAGCGCCGGCCGTGGGCCCGGGCTGGCGGCTCGACTCCGGCGGCGACGGCGCGTCGTGGCTCGTCTCGCGCACGGGCACGCGCTACCGGTTCGACTCCTGGCGTCGCGAGGCCCCCGACGCCCGCTGA
- the dapA gene encoding 4-hydroxy-tetrahydrodipicolinate synthase has product MPAVTSATHPFGSLLSAMVTPMTPDGAVDLEAAVRLAKHLVDAGHDGLVLNGTTGEAPTTHAPEKAEIVTAVVEAVGDRAFVVAGAGSNDTAHAVRMAEQAAEAGAHGLLVVTPYYSRPSQDGVVAHVTAVADATDLPVMLYDVPGRCGLRLAPATIDRLAAHERVVAMKDATGDVVAAADALVRTGLAWYSGDDLLALSFLAHGAVGLVGVATQAAPLGYAQLFDAWRAGDAAGALDAFRSLLPVATALNGAGFQAPAAKAALVELGVLRSRATRLPLLPFSDEEAADVRAGLVAGGLLDVVPGTDRA; this is encoded by the coding sequence ATGCCCGCCGTGACCTCCGCCACCCACCCGTTCGGGTCGCTGCTGTCCGCCATGGTCACCCCGATGACCCCGGACGGCGCCGTCGACCTCGAGGCCGCGGTCCGGCTCGCGAAGCACCTCGTCGACGCGGGCCACGACGGCCTCGTGCTGAACGGCACCACGGGCGAGGCGCCCACGACGCACGCCCCCGAGAAGGCCGAGATCGTCACGGCCGTCGTGGAGGCCGTCGGTGACCGGGCGTTCGTGGTCGCCGGTGCGGGCTCCAACGACACCGCGCACGCCGTCCGGATGGCCGAGCAGGCTGCCGAGGCCGGCGCGCACGGGCTGCTCGTCGTCACGCCGTACTACTCGCGTCCGTCGCAGGACGGCGTGGTCGCCCACGTCACGGCGGTCGCGGACGCGACGGACCTGCCGGTCATGCTGTACGACGTCCCCGGGCGCTGCGGGCTCCGGCTCGCGCCCGCCACCATCGACCGCCTCGCCGCGCACGAGCGCGTCGTCGCCATGAAGGACGCGACGGGTGACGTCGTCGCTGCGGCCGACGCCCTCGTCCGGACGGGCCTGGCCTGGTACAGCGGCGACGACCTGCTGGCACTGTCGTTCCTCGCCCACGGCGCGGTGGGCCTCGTCGGTGTCGCGACGCAGGCGGCCCCGCTCGGGTACGCCCAGCTGTTCGACGCCTGGCGTGCCGGGGACGCGGCGGGTGCCCTCGACGCCTTCCGCTCGCTGCTCCCGGTCGCGACGGCGCTCAACGGCGCCGGCTTCCAGGCGCCCGCGGCGAAGGCGGCGCTCGTCGAGCTGGGCGTCCTGCGCAGCCGGGCGACGCGGCTGCCCCTCCTCCCGTTCAGCGACGAGGAGGCGGCCGACGTGCGCGCCGGCCTGGTGGCCGGCGGCCTCCTGGACGTCGTCCCCGGCACCGATCGCGCGTGA
- a CDS encoding ribonuclease J, whose product MSHPHPDLTLPPPLPEGGLRIVPLGGLGEVGRNMAVLEHAGRLLVIDCGVLFPEDHQPGVDLILPDFDYIRDRLDDIDAIVLTHGHEDHIGAVPYLLRLRGDIPLVGSQLTLAFVEAKLKEHRIAPLTLTVREGQVEQLGPFECEFVAVNHSIPDALAVAVHTPAGTVLHTGDFKMDQLPLDGRITDLRAFARLGERGVDLFMVDSTNAEVPGFVTPEREIGPVLEQVFAESTGRVVVASFASHVHRVQQVVDAAAANGRKVALVGRSMVRNMGIAAELGYLRVPDGLLVDQKQIEKLPDDRVVLMCTGSQGEPMAALSRIANGDHRVSVGTGDTVVLASSLIPGNENAVFRVINGLMRLGARVVHSGNAKVHVSGHASAGELLYCYNILRPRNVMPVHGEVRHLIANGALAVKSGVPADRVVLAEDGVVVDLVDGRAQVVGAVPCGYVYVDGSSVGELTEVELKDRRILGDEGFVSIFAVVSSADGTVLAGPQIHARGVAEQDGVFDEILPVLTEALEEATRAGATDTHQLQQVMRRVVGRWVSNKLRRRPMIIPVVVEA is encoded by the coding sequence ATGAGTCACCCGCACCCGGACCTGACGCTGCCGCCGCCGCTCCCGGAGGGCGGTCTGCGGATCGTCCCGCTCGGCGGGCTGGGTGAGGTCGGACGCAACATGGCCGTGCTCGAGCACGCCGGTCGGCTGCTCGTCATCGACTGCGGCGTCCTCTTCCCCGAGGACCACCAGCCCGGCGTCGACCTGATCCTCCCGGACTTCGACTACATCCGGGACCGCCTGGACGACATCGACGCGATCGTGCTGACGCACGGCCACGAGGACCACATCGGTGCCGTGCCGTACCTGCTGCGGCTGCGCGGCGACATCCCGCTGGTCGGCTCCCAGCTGACGCTCGCCTTCGTCGAGGCGAAGCTCAAGGAGCATCGGATCGCCCCGCTGACCCTCACGGTGCGCGAGGGGCAGGTCGAGCAGCTCGGCCCGTTCGAGTGCGAGTTCGTCGCCGTGAACCACTCGATCCCCGACGCGCTCGCGGTCGCCGTCCACACGCCCGCCGGCACCGTGCTGCACACGGGCGACTTCAAGATGGACCAGCTCCCGCTCGACGGACGCATCACCGACCTGCGCGCCTTCGCCCGCCTCGGCGAGCGGGGCGTCGACCTGTTCATGGTCGACTCCACGAACGCGGAGGTGCCCGGGTTCGTCACACCCGAGCGGGAGATCGGTCCGGTGCTCGAGCAGGTGTTCGCGGAGTCGACCGGGCGCGTCGTCGTGGCGTCGTTCGCGTCGCACGTCCACCGTGTCCAGCAGGTCGTCGACGCGGCCGCCGCGAACGGGCGCAAGGTCGCCCTGGTCGGCCGGTCGATGGTCCGCAACATGGGTATCGCCGCCGAGCTCGGCTACCTGCGGGTGCCCGACGGGCTCCTGGTCGACCAGAAGCAGATCGAGAAGCTGCCCGACGACCGCGTGGTCCTCATGTGCACCGGTTCGCAGGGGGAGCCCATGGCGGCGCTGTCGCGGATCGCGAACGGTGACCACCGGGTCTCCGTCGGCACGGGTGACACGGTGGTCCTCGCGTCGAGCCTCATCCCCGGCAACGAGAACGCCGTCTTCCGTGTCATCAACGGCCTCATGCGGCTGGGCGCGCGCGTCGTGCACTCGGGCAACGCGAAGGTGCACGTCTCCGGCCACGCGAGCGCCGGCGAGCTCCTGTACTGCTACAACATCCTGCGGCCGCGCAACGTGATGCCCGTCCACGGCGAGGTGCGTCACCTCATCGCCAACGGCGCGCTCGCGGTGAAGTCGGGTGTACCGGCGGACAGGGTCGTCCTGGCGGAGGACGGCGTCGTGGTCGACCTCGTCGACGGTCGTGCGCAGGTCGTCGGGGCCGTGCCCTGCGGGTACGTGTACGTCGACGGGTCGAGCGTCGGGGAGCTCACGGAGGTCGAGCTCAAGGACCGTCGGATCCTCGGTGACGAGGGGTTCGTCTCGATCTTCGCGGTGGTGTCCTCCGCTGATGGCACGGTGCTCGCGGGCCCGCAGATCCACGCCCGGGGTGTCGCGGAGCAGGACGGCGTCTTCGACGAGATCCTGCCCGTGCTCACCGAGGCGCTCGAGGAGGCGACGCGTGCCGGCGCGACCGACACCCACCAGCTGCAGCAGGTGATGCGTCGGGTCGTCGGTCGCTGGGTGTCCAACAAGCTGCGTCGCCGGCCGATGATCATCCCCGTGGTCGTCGAGGCCTGA
- a CDS encoding winged helix DNA-binding domain-containing protein, which translates to MTSAVPGATRAAVLRYRVHAQQLDAGPAPSADPLAPTVLDPTVLDAGVQDTGPDGALWALALRGAEVRAGELPDALALAWTLRGAPHAYRRDELEAVEAAVRPWSARDAAQRVFDAARPLRAAGIDPRDALATAARTMRDVVTTPMPKGAVSTALTSRLPEPYLRWCRTCGATHVYEQTFRLAALHGGLELVPGTSPPVLRRVAGWPPDAVGRTDPPAPGGRHDVVRTALHLLGPSTPRLVAAYLDAPVSDVTARWPQDVHAVDVAGEPRSVLTADADALAAAHDRAPTPVRLLGPYDLFLQARDRELLVPDAPRRAALWPALGRPGAVLRDGEVVGTWRPRARGARLALEVDPWTTWDAATRGAVATEHERLAEFRGKRPA; encoded by the coding sequence ATGACGTCAGCCGTCCCCGGTGCGACCCGCGCGGCGGTCCTTCGGTACCGCGTGCACGCACAGCAGCTCGACGCCGGGCCGGCGCCGAGCGCGGACCCGCTGGCCCCGACCGTGCTGGACCCGACCGTGCTGGACGCCGGCGTGCAGGACACGGGACCCGACGGGGCGCTGTGGGCGCTCGCGCTGCGCGGTGCGGAGGTGCGCGCGGGCGAGCTGCCCGACGCTCTCGCGCTCGCCTGGACCCTGCGCGGCGCTCCGCACGCCTACCGGCGGGACGAGCTGGAGGCCGTCGAGGCCGCGGTGCGCCCCTGGTCGGCGCGTGACGCCGCGCAGCGGGTCTTCGACGCCGCGCGCCCCCTGCGCGCGGCCGGCATCGACCCGCGCGACGCGCTCGCCACCGCAGCACGCACCATGCGGGACGTCGTGACGACGCCGATGCCGAAGGGCGCGGTGTCGACCGCCCTGACGTCCCGGTTGCCCGAGCCCTACCTGCGGTGGTGCCGCACGTGCGGCGCGACGCACGTGTACGAGCAGACGTTCCGCCTCGCCGCGCTGCACGGGGGCCTGGAGCTCGTGCCGGGGACCTCACCGCCGGTGCTGCGTCGGGTGGCCGGCTGGCCGCCCGACGCCGTCGGCCGCACGGACCCGCCCGCCCCGGGCGGGCGGCACGACGTCGTCCGCACGGCCCTGCACCTCCTGGGGCCGTCGACGCCCCGTCTCGTCGCGGCGTACCTGGACGCCCCGGTGAGCGACGTGACGGCGCGCTGGCCGCAGGACGTCCACGCGGTCGACGTGGCAGGAGAGCCACGCAGCGTCCTCACCGCGGACGCCGACGCGCTCGCCGCGGCCCACGACAGGGCACCGACGCCCGTGCGGCTCCTCGGCCCGTACGACCTGTTCCTGCAGGCGCGGGACCGCGAGCTCCTCGTGCCGGACGCACCGCGACGTGCCGCGCTGTGGCCGGCGCTCGGCCGGCCGGGCGCCGTGCTGCGGGACGGCGAGGTCGTCGGCACCTGGCGCCCGCGTGCCCGCGGCGCCCGCCTCGCCCTCGAGGTCGACCCCTGGACGACGTGGGACGCGGCCACGCGCGGGGCCGTCGCGACGGAGCACGAGCGCCTCGCGGAGTTCCGGGGCAAGCGGCCGGCCTGA